A genomic stretch from Larimichthys crocea isolate SSNF chromosome XXII, L_crocea_2.0, whole genome shotgun sequence includes:
- the epd gene encoding ependymin → MYAAVTLFLFMCLTATTHADHHQPCHSPNMTGTMSVMNLKGEAKGYGAFTYDSMGKKLRFISNESFATNSSVDVDLLMLFDEGLFYEIDSKNQSCEKKQLQCTLNPLDIPDDAKFHATVQPGNPSIEGEGLKVNMWTGSMPEVKGGYSMFVTMGCLPMTSFYFFESTSFVISNMDIELEIKDPDLLVVPSFCVGQALVETPEGTINSFLNEFM, encoded by the exons ATGTACGCAGCCGTtactctcttcctcttcatgtGCTTGACTGCCACTACCCATGCAGATCACCATCAGCCGTGTC ATTCACCCAACATGACAGGAACCATGTCTGTG ATGAACCTCAAGGGTGAAGCGAAAGGATATGGCGCATTCACTTATGATTCGATGGGCAAGAAACTACGGTTCATATCAAACGAGAGCTTTGCCACAAACTCATCAGTAGACGTGGATCTGCTGATGCTTTTTGATGAG GGGCTATTCTACGAGATCGACAGCAAAAACCAGAGCTGTGAGAAAAAACAATTGCAATGCACCCTGAACCCTCTGGATATTCCTGATGATGCAAAGTTTCATGCTACAGTACAGCCTGGGAATCCATCCATCGAAGGGGAGGGATTAAAAGTCAATATGTGGACGGGATCAATGCCAGAGGTGAAAG gcGGGTACAGCATGTTTGTAACCATGGGATGTCTGCCCATGACCTCATTTTACTTCTTTGAGTCCACGTCATTCGTAATCAG CAACATGGACATTGAACTGGAGATCAAGGATCCAGATCTCCTTGTGGTGCCTTCCTTTTGTGTGGGGCAGGCTTTGGTGGAGACACCTGAAGGGACAATAAATAGTTTCCTCAATGAGTTCATGTAG